One Lutra lutra chromosome 7, mLutLut1.2, whole genome shotgun sequence DNA window includes the following coding sequences:
- the PAX9 gene encoding paired box protein Pax-9 isoform X1, whose product MEPAFGEVNQLGGVFVNGRPLPNAIRLRIVELAQLGIRPCDISRQLRVSHGCVSKILARYNETGSILPGAIGGSKPRVTTPTVVKHIRTYKQRDPGIFAWEIRDRLLADGVCDKYNVPSVSSISRILRNKIGNLAQQGHYDSYKQHQPAPQPALPYNHIYSYPSPITAAAAKVPTPPGVPAIPGSVAMPRTWPSSHSVTDILGIRSITDQGVSDSSPYHSPKVEEWSSLGRNNFPAAAPHAVNGLEKGALEQEAKYGQAPNGLPAVSSFVSASSMAPYPTPAQVSPYMTYSAAPSGYVAGHGWQHASGTPLSPHNCDIPASLAFKGMQAAREGDFLAASLSLFGGGLLGLLDLDLPQILCVQ is encoded by the exons ATGG AGCCAGCCTTTGGGGAGGTGAACCAGCTGGGAGGAGTATTCGTGAACGGGAGGCCGCTGCCCAACGCCATCCGGCTTCGTATCGTGGAACTGGCCCAACTGGGCATCAGACCGTGTGACATCAGCCGCCAGCTACGGGTCTCGCACGGCTGCGTCAGCAAGATTCTGGCGCGCTACAACGAGACTGGCTCGATCTTGCCAGGAGCCATTGGGGGCAGCAAGCCCCGAGTTACCACCCCCACCGTGGTGAAGCACATCCGGACCTACAAGCAAAGGGACCCTGGCATCTTTGCCTGGGAAATCCGGGACCGCCTGCTGGCGGACGGCGTGTGTGACAAGTACAACGTGCCCTCGGTGAGCTCCATCAGCCGCATCCTGCGCAACAAGATCGGCAACTTGGCTCAACAGGGCCATTACGACTCATACAAGCAGCACCAGCCCGCGCCACAGCCGGCGCTGCCCTATAACCACATCTACTCGTACCCCAGCCCCATCACGGCGGCCGCAGCTAAGGTGCCCACGCCGCCCGGGGTGCCTGCCATCCCCGGCTCCGTGGCCATGCCCCGTACCTGGCCCTCCTCCCATTCCGTCACCGACATCCTGGGCATTCGCTCTATCACCGACCAAG gcgTGAGCGACAGCTCCCCCTACCACAGCCCCAAGGTGGAGGAGTGGAGCAGCCTGGGCCGGAACAACttccccgccgccgccccgcacGCGGTGAACGGGCTGGAGAAGGGAGCCCTGGAGCAGGAAGCCAAGTACGGTCAG GCACCAAATGGTCTACCAGCTGTCAGCAGTTTTGTGTCCGCATCCAGCATGGCTCCTTACCCTACCCCGGCCCAAGTGTCGCCTTACATGACCTACAGCGCCGCTCCTTCCGGTTATGTGGCTGGACACGGGTGGCAACATGCCAGCGGCACCCCACTGTCCCCCCACAACTGTGACATTCCCGCATCGCTGGCGTTCAAGGGAATGCAGGCAGCCAGAGAAG GTGACTTTCTGGCAGCGTCTTTGTCTCTGTTTGGTGGTGGGCTGCTCGGGCTCCTGGACCTGGACTTGCCCCAAATTTTGTGTGTGCAGTGA
- the PAX9 gene encoding paired box protein Pax-9 isoform X3 — translation MEPAFGEVNQLGGVFVNGRPLPNAIRLRIVELAQLGIRPCDISRQLRVSHGCVSKILARYNETGSILPGAIGGSKPRVTTPTVVKHIRTYKQRDPGIFAWEIRDRLLADGVCDKYNVPSVSSISRILRNKIGNLAQQGHYDSYKQHQPAPQPALPYNHIYSYPSPITAAAAKVPTPPGVPAIPGSVAMPRTWPSSHSVTDILGIRSITDQGVSDSSPYHSPKVEEWSSLGRNNFPAAAPHAVNGLEKGALEQEAKYGQAPNGLPAVSSFVSASSMAPYPTPAQVSPYMTYSAAPSGYVAGHGWQHASGTPLSPHNCDIPASLAFKGMQAAREESLT, via the exons ATGG AGCCAGCCTTTGGGGAGGTGAACCAGCTGGGAGGAGTATTCGTGAACGGGAGGCCGCTGCCCAACGCCATCCGGCTTCGTATCGTGGAACTGGCCCAACTGGGCATCAGACCGTGTGACATCAGCCGCCAGCTACGGGTCTCGCACGGCTGCGTCAGCAAGATTCTGGCGCGCTACAACGAGACTGGCTCGATCTTGCCAGGAGCCATTGGGGGCAGCAAGCCCCGAGTTACCACCCCCACCGTGGTGAAGCACATCCGGACCTACAAGCAAAGGGACCCTGGCATCTTTGCCTGGGAAATCCGGGACCGCCTGCTGGCGGACGGCGTGTGTGACAAGTACAACGTGCCCTCGGTGAGCTCCATCAGCCGCATCCTGCGCAACAAGATCGGCAACTTGGCTCAACAGGGCCATTACGACTCATACAAGCAGCACCAGCCCGCGCCACAGCCGGCGCTGCCCTATAACCACATCTACTCGTACCCCAGCCCCATCACGGCGGCCGCAGCTAAGGTGCCCACGCCGCCCGGGGTGCCTGCCATCCCCGGCTCCGTGGCCATGCCCCGTACCTGGCCCTCCTCCCATTCCGTCACCGACATCCTGGGCATTCGCTCTATCACCGACCAAG gcgTGAGCGACAGCTCCCCCTACCACAGCCCCAAGGTGGAGGAGTGGAGCAGCCTGGGCCGGAACAACttccccgccgccgccccgcacGCGGTGAACGGGCTGGAGAAGGGAGCCCTGGAGCAGGAAGCCAAGTACGGTCAG GCACCAAATGGTCTACCAGCTGTCAGCAGTTTTGTGTCCGCATCCAGCATGGCTCCTTACCCTACCCCGGCCCAAGTGTCGCCTTACATGACCTACAGCGCCGCTCCTTCCGGTTATGTGGCTGGACACGGGTGGCAACATGCCAGCGGCACCCCACTGTCCCCCCACAACTGTGACATTCCCGCATCGCTGGCGTTCAAGGGAATGCAGGCAGCCAGAGAAG AAAGCCTGACATGA
- the PAX9 gene encoding paired box protein Pax-9 isoform X2, which translates to MEPAFGEVNQLGGVFVNGRPLPNAIRLRIVELAQLGIRPCDISRQLRVSHGCVSKILARYNETGSILPGAIGGSKPRVTTPTVVKHIRTYKQRDPGIFAWEIRDRLLADGVCDKYNVPSVSSISRILRNKIGNLAQQGHYDSYKQHQPAPQPALPYNHIYSYPSPITAAAAKVPTPPGVPAIPGSVAMPRTWPSSHSVTDILGIRSITDQGVSDSSPYHSPKVEEWSSLGRNNFPAAAPHAVNGLEKGALEQEAKYGQAPNGLPAVSSFVSASSMAPYPTPAQVSPYMTYSAAPSGYVAGHGWQHASGTPLSPHNCDIPASLAFKGMQAAREGSHSVTASAL; encoded by the exons ATGG AGCCAGCCTTTGGGGAGGTGAACCAGCTGGGAGGAGTATTCGTGAACGGGAGGCCGCTGCCCAACGCCATCCGGCTTCGTATCGTGGAACTGGCCCAACTGGGCATCAGACCGTGTGACATCAGCCGCCAGCTACGGGTCTCGCACGGCTGCGTCAGCAAGATTCTGGCGCGCTACAACGAGACTGGCTCGATCTTGCCAGGAGCCATTGGGGGCAGCAAGCCCCGAGTTACCACCCCCACCGTGGTGAAGCACATCCGGACCTACAAGCAAAGGGACCCTGGCATCTTTGCCTGGGAAATCCGGGACCGCCTGCTGGCGGACGGCGTGTGTGACAAGTACAACGTGCCCTCGGTGAGCTCCATCAGCCGCATCCTGCGCAACAAGATCGGCAACTTGGCTCAACAGGGCCATTACGACTCATACAAGCAGCACCAGCCCGCGCCACAGCCGGCGCTGCCCTATAACCACATCTACTCGTACCCCAGCCCCATCACGGCGGCCGCAGCTAAGGTGCCCACGCCGCCCGGGGTGCCTGCCATCCCCGGCTCCGTGGCCATGCCCCGTACCTGGCCCTCCTCCCATTCCGTCACCGACATCCTGGGCATTCGCTCTATCACCGACCAAG gcgTGAGCGACAGCTCCCCCTACCACAGCCCCAAGGTGGAGGAGTGGAGCAGCCTGGGCCGGAACAACttccccgccgccgccccgcacGCGGTGAACGGGCTGGAGAAGGGAGCCCTGGAGCAGGAAGCCAAGTACGGTCAG GCACCAAATGGTCTACCAGCTGTCAGCAGTTTTGTGTCCGCATCCAGCATGGCTCCTTACCCTACCCCGGCCCAAGTGTCGCCTTACATGACCTACAGCGCCGCTCCTTCCGGTTATGTGGCTGGACACGGGTGGCAACATGCCAGCGGCACCCCACTGTCCCCCCACAACTGTGACATTCCCGCATCGCTGGCGTTCAAGGGAATGCAGGCAGCCAGAGAAGGTAGTCACTCTGTCACGGCTTCTGCACTCTGA